The following coding sequences are from one Salvia hispanica cultivar TCC Black 2014 chromosome 3, UniMelb_Shisp_WGS_1.0, whole genome shotgun sequence window:
- the LOC125215675 gene encoding retinol dehydrogenase 11-like, whose translation MVYIVCRSKERGEAARSKIQSATGNKNVHLEICDVSCIGDVKTLALRFSVKDEAVHILVNNAGVLEQNRLTTSEGHKMNFAVNVLGTYAMTELMLPLLEKAAPNAHHGCIGRNVHLSIELQFNSKEFNGVEQYARKEHVICLFIYRPRKDD comes from the exons ATGGTGTATATAGTGTGCCGGAGCAAGGAGAGGGGCGAGGCTGCACGCTCAAAGATCCAGTCTGCAACGGGCAATAAGAATGTCCATTTGGAG ATTTGTGATGTTTCTTGCATTGGCGATGTGAAAACTCTGGCGTTGCGATTTTCAGTGAAGGATGAGGCTGTGCATATTCTG GTTAACAATGCCGGTGTGCTCGAGCAAAACCGTCTCACTACCTCCGAAGG gCACAAGATGAATTTCGCGGTGAATGTTCTTGGCACGTACGCCATGACCGAGCTCATGCTGCCATTGCTAGAGAAGGCTGCACCCAATGCTCATCACGGTTGCATCGGGCGGAATGTACACCTCTCCATTGAGCTGCAG TTCAACAGCAAGGAATTCAATGGAGTCGAACAATATGCCCGAAAAGAACATGTTATATGCTTATTCATTTATCGACCTAGAAAAGACGATTAA
- the LOC125215674 gene encoding 26S proteasome non-ATPase regulatory subunit 4 homolog, with amino-acid sequence MVLEATMICIDNSEWMRNGDYSPTRFDAQKDAVSLISGAKTQANPENTVGVLTMAGKGVRVLVTPTSDLGKILACAHGMEVGGEMNLAAGIQVAQLALKHRQNKKQQQRIIVFVGSPVTYDKKALELIGRKLKKNSVALDIVNFGEEDEEKTEKLEALLAAVNNNDSSHIVHVPPGPSALSDVLISTPIFTGDGEGSSGYVAAAAGGGLGFEFGVDPNLDPELALALRVSMEEERARQEAAAKKAAEEAATGEKGEQSTSQDVTMTENVNPGTTEPEKKTHDLTDDENALLQQALAMSMDDSSSTVAVRDTDMSDASADDHDLQLALQLSVQDSQGDQSNPNDVNTIFPDQSYMSSMLAQLPGVDPNDPAIKDLLASIQNQSEKKEEDKEPKEEEKK; translated from the exons ATGGTGCTCGAG GCTACGATGATTTGCATTGACAATTCGGAGTGGATGCGTAACGGCGACTACTCCCCCACTCGCTTCGACGCTCAAAAGGACGCTGTTAGCTTAATTTCTGGAGCAAAGACTCag GCAAATCCAGAGAATACAGTAGGAGTGCTGACAATGGCTGGAAAGGGGGTTCGTGTCTTGGTCACTCCAACCAGTGATCTTGGCAAGATCTTGGCCTGTGCACACG GTATGGAAGTAGGTGGTGAGATGAACTTAGCAGCTGGGATCCAAGTTGCACAGTTGGCCCTCAAACATCGCCAAAATAAGAAGCAGCAGCAAAGGATCATCGTGTTTGTGGGAAG TCCTGTTACATATGACAAGAAGGCGTTGGAGTTGAttggaagaaaattgaaaaagaatagTGTAGCTCTTGATATTGTAAACTttggtgaagaagatgaagagaagACAGAAAAGCTTGAGGCATTACTTGCTGCTGTAAATAACAACGATAGCAGTCATATTGTACATGTTCCTCCTGGTCCCAGTGCTCTTTCAGATGTGCTTATCAG CACCCCAATATTTACAGGTGATGGAGAAGGATCAAGTGGCTATGTTGCAGCTGCTGCTGGTGGCGGGTTAGGGTTTGAATTTGGCGTGGATCCAAACTTGGATCCTGAACTTGCTCTTGCACTTAGAGTATCAATGGAAGAGGAGAGAGCAAGACAAGAAGCAGCTGCAAAGAAGGCTGCAGAGGAAGCTGCAACAGGGGAAAAAGGCGAGCAATCTACTTCACAGGATGTAACCATGACCGAGAATGTGAACCCTGGAACAACTGAACCTGAAAAGAAGACCCATGATCTGACG GACGATGAGAATGCATTGTTACAGCAAGCCCTAGCTATGTCAATGGACGATTCTTCTTCCACGGTTGCTGTGAGGGATACTGACATGTCTGATGCATCTGCTGATGACCATGATTTACAACTTG CTCTTCAATTGTCTGTGCAAGATAGTCAGGGTGATCAATCAAACCCAAATGATGTGAATACGATATTTCCAGATCAATCCTATATGTCCTCCATGCTGGCTCAA CTCCCAGGAGTTGATCCAAATGACCCTGCCATCAAAGATTTGCTTGCTTCCATCCAGAATCAGTCTGAG aagaaggaagaagacaAAGAAccaaaagaagaggaaaagaaGTGA
- the LOC125214918 gene encoding alpha-mannosidase produces MGLSALLCILAVLCWNGVEGYDTGSGVVDGKLNVHLVAHSHDDVGWLKTIDQYYVGSNNSIQGACVENVLDSVVVSLLRDPNRKFIFAEMAFFTRWWGEQSPEIQQVVRKLVDAGQLEFVNGGWCMHDEATTHYIDMIDQTTLGHQLIKSQFNTTPRAGWQIDPFGHSAVQGYLLGAELGFDSIHFARIDYQDRAKRKGDKSLEVIWQASRTFGSSSQIFANAFPRHYSAPDGFNFEVSNSFDPVQDNHLLFDFNVEQRVNDFIAAAMTQANVTRTNHIMWTMGDDFQYQYAESWFKQMDKLIHYVNKDGRVNALYSTPSIYTDAKKAANQAWPLKLDDYFPYADSANAYWTGFFTSRPALKRYIRLSSGFYMAARQLEFLAGKRSHGANTDSLGDALGIAQHHDAVTGTAKQHTTNDYAKRLAIGSSEAAAVVNSALSCLIDSKSNGNCTASTLKFNQCQLLNISYCPSTEDDVPNGKSLVIVAYNSLGWGRTDIIRIPVNDHNLVVKDSSGNVVKSQYIEMDSVTDELRKFYLKAYLGISDTSAAKYWLVFPASVPPLGWNTYFISKGTQKGRRRKFSTRDVAQNETIEIGPGNLKLSFSTTSGQLTRIFNSKTGVDIPVQQSYLWYASSPGEADPQASGAYIFRPTGSLPSVVSRSVPLKIIRGPLVDEVHQQFNSWIYQIIRVYKDKDHAEFEFTVGPIPTDDSIGKEVITRLSANMATDQVFYTDSNGRDFLKRVRDYRADWPLTVTQPVAGNYYPINLGIFVEDKKSELSVLVDRATGGSSISDGEIELMLHRRILKDDSRGVGEPLDEIVCINNNTCEGLTVRGNYYVSVDKLGSGARWRRRAGQEIYSPLVLAFSHEESEKWSSSYQVDGSSMASNYSLPLNVALITLQEMGDGSVLLRLGNLYEAGEDPDYSKVAKVELKKMFSGKTITKIKETSLTANQDKSEMKRTTWQVEGTEQNEAAAPTRGASVDAATLVVEVAPMEIRTFILTF; encoded by the exons ATGGGTTTGTCAGCTTTACTATGCATTTTGGCTGTTTTGTGTTGGAATGGAGTTGAAGGGTACGATACTGGGAGTGGTGTTGTTGATGGGAAATTGAATGTGCACTTGGTTGCTCACTCCCACGATGATGTGGGCTGGCTCAAGACAATCGATCAGTACTACGTTGGCTCCAACAACTCTATTCAG GGTGCGTGCGTGGAGAATGTTCTGGACTCGGTTGTTGTCTCTTTGCTTCGTGATCCTAATAGGAAGTTCATTTTTGCTGAGATG GCATTTTTCACTAGATGGTGGGGAGAGCAAAGCCCAGAAATTCAACAAGTAGTAAGAAAGTTGGTCGATGCAGGCCAGTTGGAATTCGT GAACGGAGGATGGTGCATGCATGATGAAGCAACTACTCATTATATCGACATGATTGACCAAACAACTCTAGGCCATCAGTTGATAAAGAGTCAATTTAATACAACTCCTCGTGCTGGATGGCAGATCGATCCCTTTGGGCACTCTGCAGTGCAAGGTTACCTTCTAGGGGCTGAG CTAGGATTCGACTCTATTCATTTTGCTCGAATTGATTACCAAGATAGAGCAAAACGCAAGGGAGATAAATCTCTTGAAGTCATATGGCAGGCTTCAAGGACATTTGGGTCCTCTTCTCAG ATATTTGCAAATGCATTTCCTCGTCATTATAGTGCACCTGATGGTTTCAATTTTGAAGTCAGCAATTCCTTTGATCCTGTCCAG GATAATCATCTCCTGTTTGACTTTAATGTCGAGCAACGTGTTAATGATTTCATTGCTGCTGCCATGACTCAG GCTAATGTTACTAGAACTAATCATATTATGTGGACTATGGGAGATGACTTCCAGTATCAATATGCTGAGTCTTGGTTCAAGCAGATGGACAAACTCATACATTATGTGAATAAG GATGGTCGGGTTAATGCATTATATTCCACGCCATCCATATACACAGATGCGAAAAAAGCTGCCAACCAAGCATGGCCTCTCAAACTCGATGATTATTTCCC ATATGCAGACAGCGCCAATGCCTACTGGACTGGCTTTTTCACAAGTCGCCCAGCCCTCAAACGATACATCCGTTTGTCGAGCGGATTTTATATG GCAGCGCGTCAACTTGAATTTCTGGCGGGAAAGAGATCACATGGTGCTAATACGGACAGCTTAGGTGATGCTTTAGGTATTGCACAGCACCATGATGCTGTTACTGGTACTGCTAAACAACATACCACGAACGACTATGCAAAACGTTTAGCTATTGGATCCTCAGAG GCAGCAGCTGTGGTAAATTCAGCTTTGTCGTGTCTGATTGATTCAAAGTCGAATGGAAACTGCACTGCATCTACTTTGAAATTTAACCAG TGCCAGTTACTGAACATAAGTTACTGTCCATCAACAGAAGACGATGTTCCCAATGGGAAGAGTTTG GTTATTGTCGCATACAATTCACTCGGATGGGGCCGTACTGATATTATCAGGATCCCG GTTAATGATCATAATCTTGTTGTCAAAGACTCATCAGGGAATGTTGTTAAGTCTCAATACATAGAAATGGATAGTGTGACAGATGAACTGAGAAAATTCTATCTTAAGGCATATCTTGGGATTTCGGACACTAGTGCTGCCAAATATTGGCTCGTCTTTCCGGCATCTGTGCCACCTTTGGGCTGGAACACTTACTTCATCTCTAAAGGGACTCAAAAGG GAAGGAGGCGAAAATTTTCTACCAGGGACGTTGCACAGAATGAAACTATTGAAATTGGACCAGGAAACTTGAAACTGTCATTTTCCACCACATCGGGGCAACTTACGCGCATTTTCAATTCTAAAACAGGA GTCGATATACCTGTGCAACAAAGCTATCTGTGGTATGCTTCGAGTCCGGGAGAAGCTGATCCTCAG GCTTCTGGTGCTTACATTTTCCGTCCCACTGGATCACTTCCTTCGGTTGTCTCTAGATCA GTTCCGTTGAAGATCATTAGAGGGCCACTAGTTGATGAAGTTCATCAGCAATTTAACTCGTGGATCTACCAG ATCATTAGAGTCTACAAAGACAAAGATCATGCTGAATTTGAATTTACA GTTGGCCCAATCCCCACAGATGATAGTATCGGGAAAGAGGTTATCACGAGATTATCTGCTAATATGGCCACTGATCAAGTGTTCTATACCGATTCCAATGGCAGAGACTTTCTAAAACGC GTTAGAGATTACAGAGCCGACTGGCCTCTCACAGTTACTCAACCTGTTGCGGGCAATTATTATCCA ATAAATCTTGGGATCTTCGTGGAGGATAAGAAATCAGAATTGTCAGTCCTTGTTGATCGGGCCACGGGAGGATCCAGCATCAGTGATGGAGAAATCGAGTTGATGCTGCATag GCGCATTCTCAAAGATGATTCGAGAGGAGTAGGCGAACCCCTTGATGAAATTGTGTGTATCAACAACAATACATGTGAAGGACTCACG GTTCGAGGAAACTATTATGTCAGCGTGGACAAGCTTGGATCTGGAGCACGTTGGAGGCGAAGAGCAGGCCAGGAGATCTATTCGCCACTTGTGTTAGCCTTTTCACACGAg GAGTCGGAGAAATGGAGCTCGTCTTATCAGGTGGATGGAAGTTCCATGGCATCAAACTACAGTTTGCCTTTGAACGTTGCACTGATTACTCTCCAG GAGATGGGAGACGGAAGTGTCCTCCTCCGTTTGGGAAATCTGTATGAG GCTGGTGAAGATCCTGACTACTCAAAAGTTGCCAAGGTTGAGCTAAAGAAAATGTTTAGTGGCAAAACG ATAACAAAGATCAAGGAAACGAGCTTAACAGCGAATCAAGACAAGTCGGAGATGAAGAGGACGACATGGCAAGTGGAAGGCACGGAACAGAATGAGGCTGCTGCTCCGACTAGAGGTGCTTCGGTGGATGCAGCTACTCTTGTTGTCGAAGTTGCTCCTATGGAGATCCGGACCTTCATCTTAACCTTCTGA